Proteins from one Deltaproteobacteria bacterium genomic window:
- a CDS encoding type II toxin-antitoxin system VapC family toxin, with protein sequence MTKNTLVDTDILIHFLRGRREAKDFLSSLLDRSQILCSSITVAEIFAGLRPGEEEKTRALVDNLLVLDVTREVAERAGQYRRTIRSQALELDDCLIAATAFIHRSVLATGNGKHYPMRDIEVRVVACA encoded by the coding sequence ATGACGAAGAACACCCTCGTCGACACGGACATCCTGATCCATTTCCTGCGGGGGCGCCGGGAGGCGAAGGATTTCCTCTCTTCGTTGCTCGATCGGTCGCAGATCCTCTGTTCATCGATTACGGTGGCGGAGATCTTCGCCGGCCTCCGCCCCGGCGAGGAGGAAAAGACGCGGGCGCTGGTCGATAATCTCCTTGTTCTGGACGTAACCCGTGAAGTCGCGGAGAGGGCCGGACAGTACAGGCGAACGATCCGGAGCCAGGCCCTCGAGTTGGACGATTGCCTCATCGCCGCAACAGCCTTCATCCACCGGTCCGTCCTCGCGACGGGAAACGGGAAGCATTACCCGATGCGGGACATCGAAGTGCGGGTCGTCGCCTGCGCGTGA